A single genomic interval of Musa acuminata AAA Group cultivar baxijiao chromosome BXJ3-4, Cavendish_Baxijiao_AAA, whole genome shotgun sequence harbors:
- the LOC135636617 gene encoding pentatricopeptide repeat-containing protein At1g05600-like, with the protein MATAVRWPRVLTPSYLAQLMRRQKDPAAALRLFDEAPLRYPSYRHNSLVYSAALDSLLSVDPLPVPALSDLLSRLALRDSCPAPDLLFARAIRSLSGDPSAALSLFLRLLPRSNSPSWSLSFHALLRLLLAHGHLSLAVRLFSSCAGRREVRLGPPALNLLVDALCRDGRPDAAAQAFAAFSDLCCYPDRDTYRNLMRGLCDAGRLDDAIHLLRSMLWRISQKGCDADVVVYRTLLEALCQNGRTAEAEEILARVLKKGLRSSKRRRTFCGPVLQGLTVEEAKKVIDEALVVRGVKSLASYQAMLKDLYAEGNFDDAQQMFDEMIESGFRPPVSIFENKISALCQEGRADDSVRVLEKEMPGKDCVPTVRTYNLVMEGLCKEGKSMRAVEYLDKMDKQVGCVAQKETFEILVDGLHAECRHLEAAQVLERMLRRRYRPNRAVFSSVIQGLCSIVRRYEATLWLEEMISHGEIPEAEVWASLASMVCFSDLTESLLLEVLEHKHDAG; encoded by the coding sequence ATGGCGACGGCGGTTCGGTGGCCGCGAGTGCTCACGCCGAGCTACCTGGCGCAGCTCATGCGGCGGCAGAAGGACCCCGCTGCCGCGCTCCGCCTCTTCGATGAGGCCCCTCTCCGTTACCCTTCCTACCGCCACAACTCCCTCGTCTACTCCGCCGCCCTCGACTCCCTCCTCTCCGTCGACCCTCTCCCCGTCCCCGCCCTCTCCGACCTCCTCTCCCGCCTCGCGCTCCGCGACTCCTGCCCCGCCCCCGACCTCCTCTTCGCCCGCGCCATACGCTCCCTTTCCGGCGACCCCTCCGCGGCCCTCTCGCTCTTCCTTCGCCTCCTCCCCCGCTCCAACTCTCCCTCGTGGTCCCTCTCCTTCCACGCCCTCCTCCGGCTCCTCCTTGCCCACGGCCACCTCTCCCTCGCCGTCCGCCTCTTCTCCAGCTGCGCCGGGCGCCGTGAGGTGCGCCTCGGGCCCCCCGCTCTTAACCTCCTCGTCGATGCCCTCTGCCGCGACGGTCGCCCCGACGCCGCCGCCCAGGCCTTCGCTGCCTTCAGCGACCTCTGCTGCTACCCCGACCGCGACACCTATCGCAACCTTATGCGCGGCCTCTGCGACGCCGGTCGCCTCGATGACGCCATCCACCTGCTCCGGTCCATGCTATGGCGGATTTCACAGAAGGGCTGCGACGCCGACGTCGTCGTTTATAGGACGCTTCTCGAGGCGCTGTGCCAGAACGGACGTACTGCGGAGGCCGAGGAGATTCTCGCCAGGGTGCTTAAGAAGGGGCTCAGGTCCTCGAAACGCCGGCGGACATTCTGCGGCCCGGTGCTCCAAGGTTTGACCGTGGAGGAGGCCAAGAAGGTCATTGACGAGGCACTGGTGGTAAGAGGAGTGAAGAGCCTGGCGAGCTACCAAGCAATGCTGAAGGACTTGTACGCGGAAGGGAATTTCGACGATGCACAGCAGATGTTCGATGAAATGATTGAGAGTGGGTTTCGACCACCGGTGTCCATCTTTGAAAACAAGATCAGTGCCTTGTGCCAGGAAGGGAGGGCGGATGACAGTGTGAGGGTGCTAGAAAAGGAGATGCCAGGCAAGGATTGTGTTCCTACTGTTAGAACTTATAATCTAGTGATGGAAGGACTGTGTAAGGAGGGGAAGTCGATGAGGGCAGTGGAGTATTTGGACAAGATGGATAAACAGGTGGGTTGTGTAGCCCAGAAAGAGACATTTGAAATCTTGGTCGATGGCTTGCACGCAGAATGCCGGCATCTTGAGGCAGCCCAGGTTTTGGAGAGGATGCTTAGGAGGAGGTATCGGCCTAACAGAGCAGTTTTTAGCAGTGTAATTCAGGGGCTCTGTTCAATTGTCAGGAGATATGAAGCCACATTGTGGTTAGAGGAAATGATCAGCCATGGCGAGATCCCTGAAGCTGAAGTATGGGCCTCATTGGCCTCCATGGTTTGTTTCAGTGACTTGACAGAATCTTTACTTCTGGAGGTCTTGGAACATAAGCATGATGCAGGTTGA